The Argiope bruennichi chromosome 9, qqArgBrue1.1, whole genome shotgun sequence genome contains a region encoding:
- the LOC129984322 gene encoding uncharacterized protein LOC129984322 isoform X3 yields the protein MYIQMIDVKLLFILWNLSIIVIASYDAVETTDEKLSTSSLKNDILSNPQETPNIQNDNEGTTVERFPCIDVAVAWFECSDFWTFCRGRNLSKRNVPSETLSSHA from the exons ATGTATATTCAGATG ATTGATGTTAAGTTACTCTTCATTCTCTGGAATCTTTCAATTATAGTAATAGCATCATATGATGCAGTGGAAACTACTGATGAAAAATTGTCTACCTCATcattaaa GAATGACATACTATCAAATCCACAAGAAACACCTAACATCCAAAATGATAATGAAGGTACAA CTGTCGAGAGATTTCCCTGCATCGATGTGGCAGTAGCATGGTTCGAGTGTTCAGACTTCTGGACTTTTTGCCGTGGAAGAAATCTTTCGAAGCGAAATGTGCCCTCAGAAAC gctTTCTTCACATGcatga
- the LOC129984322 gene encoding uncharacterized protein LOC129984322 isoform X2 produces MYIQMIDVKLLFILWNLSIIVIASYDAVETTDEKLSTSSLKNDILSNPQETPNIQNDNEDSCREISLHRCGSSMVRVFRLLDFLPWKKSFEAKCALRNAFFTCMKLENEPCKKHQWRINRSSRFRKKLVRSLWSTRGCILGLKNDGTHV; encoded by the exons ATGTATATTCAGATG ATTGATGTTAAGTTACTCTTCATTCTCTGGAATCTTTCAATTATAGTAATAGCATCATATGATGCAGTGGAAACTACTGATGAAAAATTGTCTACCTCATcattaaa GAATGACATACTATCAAATCCACAAGAAACACCTAACATCCAAAATGATAATGAAG ATAGCTGTCGAGAGATTTCCCTGCATCGATGTGGCAGTAGCATGGTTCGAGTGTTCAGACTTCTGGACTTTTTGCCGTGGAAGAAATCTTTCGAAGCGAAATGTGCCCTCAGAAAC gctTTCTTCACATGcatgaaattagaaaatgaacCATGCAAGAAACATCAGTGGCGTATCAACCGTTCTTCCAGATTCCGGAAAAAATTGGTTCGAAGTTTGTGGTCAACAAGGGGATGCATTCTGGGTTTGAAAAACGACGGAACGCATGTTTAA
- the LOC129984322 gene encoding uncharacterized protein LOC129984322 isoform X1 — MYIQMIDVKLLFILWNLSIIVIASYDAVETTDEKLSTSSLKNDILSNPQETPNIQNDNEGTNSCREISLHRCGSSMVRVFRLLDFLPWKKSFEAKCALRNAFFTCMKLENEPCKKHQWRINRSSRFRKKLVRSLWSTRGCILGLKNDGTHV; from the exons ATGTATATTCAGATG ATTGATGTTAAGTTACTCTTCATTCTCTGGAATCTTTCAATTATAGTAATAGCATCATATGATGCAGTGGAAACTACTGATGAAAAATTGTCTACCTCATcattaaa GAATGACATACTATCAAATCCACAAGAAACACCTAACATCCAAAATGATAATGAAGGTACAA ATAGCTGTCGAGAGATTTCCCTGCATCGATGTGGCAGTAGCATGGTTCGAGTGTTCAGACTTCTGGACTTTTTGCCGTGGAAGAAATCTTTCGAAGCGAAATGTGCCCTCAGAAAC gctTTCTTCACATGcatgaaattagaaaatgaacCATGCAAGAAACATCAGTGGCGTATCAACCGTTCTTCCAGATTCCGGAAAAAATTGGTTCGAAGTTTGTGGTCAACAAGGGGATGCATTCTGGGTTTGAAAAACGACGGAACGCATGTTTAA